One window of Manihot esculenta cultivar AM560-2 chromosome 17, M.esculenta_v8, whole genome shotgun sequence genomic DNA carries:
- the LOC110604737 gene encoding probable purine permease 11 encodes MDEVQLQELQSETTGVGNGEPESCNEPSSSNNKQKFPNLIHLKWWLRVSCYTIFLLSGQSAATLLGRLYYDKGGNSKWMATFVQSAGFPLLLPLFFFFFFFSSNKSTTISVASFSETKPKLSTLLLLYLSFGILLTGDNLMYSYGLLYLPVSTYSLLCATQLAFNALFSFFFNSQKFTPLIFNSLFLLTISASLLAVNADSENSSRISKGKYAIGFLCTLGASATYSLYLSLVQLSFEKIIKSETFSSVLEMQIYPSMVATCGCVVGIFASGEWRSLEKEMKEYEEGEVSYLMTLIWTAITWQISSVGMLGLIFEVSSLFSNVISTLALPVVPILAVIFFHDKMDGVKIIAMLMALWGFLSYIYQHYLDDIKSKAKANVNIADSQLQLC; translated from the exons ATGGATGAAGTTCAACTTCAAGAGCTGCAATCAGAAACCACAG GAGTTGGTAATGGAGAGCCAGAATCATGTAATGAGCCTTCATCTAGCAATAACAAACAGAAGTTTCCTAATCTCATTCATCTTAAGTGGTGGCTAAGAGTGAGTTGCTATACAATCTTTCTCCTCTCAGGCCAATCTGCTGCAACTCTTTTGGGAAGATTATACTATGACAAAGGTGGCAACAGCAAATGGATGGCGACATTTGTTCAATCTGCTGGCTTCCCACTGCTACTtccactcttcttcttcttcttcttcttctcatccAACAAATCAACCACCATTTCTGTTGCTTCTTTCTCAGAAACCAAACCAAAACTATCCACCCTTTTGCTTCTATATCTCAGTTTTGGCATACTTCTAACAGGTGACAATCTGATGTACTCATATGGACTCCTGTATCTTCCTGTCTCCACTTATTCTCTTCTCTGTGCAACCCAGTTGGCTTTCAATGCTttgttctccttcttctttaatTCACAGAAGTTCACCCCTTTGATATTCAATTCCCTTTTCCTTCTCACCATTTCAGCTTCTCTTCTAGCAGTTAATGCAGATTCTGAGAACTCTTCAAGGATTTCCAAAGGCAAGTATGCAATTGGATTTCTATGCACACTTGGTGCTTCTGCAACATACTCTTTGTATCTTTCCTTAGTGCAGCTATCTTTTGAGAAGATTATAAAGAGTGAGACCTTCTCTTCTGTCCTGGAAATGCAAATATATCCATCAATGGTTGCAACATGTGGGTGCGTTGTGGGGATTTTCGCAAGTGGAGAATGGAGAAGTTTGgaaaaagaaatgaaagaaTATGAAGAGGGAGAAGTTTCCTATTTGATGACTCTAATTTGGACTGCTATTACTTGGCAAATTTCATCTGTGGGAATGTTGGGTTTGATTTTTGAAGTATCTTCTTTATTCTCCAATGTCATTAGCACTTTGGCTTTGCCTGTTGTTCCTATTCTGGCTGTTATATTTTTCCATGACAAGATGGATGGTGTGAAGATTATAGCTATGTTAATGGCACTCTGGGGCTTCCTCTCCTATATCTATCAGCATTACTTAGATGACATTAAATCTAAGGCAAAAGCCAATGTGAATATTGCTGATTCTCAATTACAACTTTGTTGA